One Setaria italica strain Yugu1 chromosome II, Setaria_italica_v2.0, whole genome shotgun sequence DNA segment encodes these proteins:
- the LOC101756566 gene encoding uncharacterized protein LOC101756566, which produces MQLDDEEFETAVGTLPELPEDVLMSIFATLEIPDLLRAGSVCSSWRSAYTCLRNLGKYKQSQTPCLLYTSQSAGENVACLFSLAENRTYKITLPEPPIRSRLLMGSSNGWLITADERSDVHLVNPITGEQIALPSVITIEHVKPIFDDGSGTIDKYELSHHTAPNILRKYVNFNKAFVFPDPSTGSYIVVLIHRPNFQLSFIRAGDDKWTWLPHGAGYCDCVYMDGLLYALKSSGEIHAFDLTSSTVTMRVVIGSTRLGICDIMYIIQAPWGDLLQVWRTVGKPYMFTWHDDDPEGEDEDDDVIEEYEDEDDTEKWGVRTLRVKVYKVDVEAKGLVEINSLPNHVLFLGRNNSLCLSADGYPKLKSNHAYFTDDLDQVTTPVNNYTRDIGVWDFKNRRKKVIVSRIWSSWPCPTWITPSLMKLNLAFSK; this is translated from the coding sequence ATGCAGTTGGATGATGAGGAATTCGAGACTGCCGTCGGCACATTGCCAGAGCTGCCGGAGGATGTGTTGATGAGCATCTTTGCCACGTTGGAGATCCCTGACCTTTTAAGAGCAGGTTCTGTTTGCTCGTCGTGGCGTTCAGCCTACACATGCCTGCGCAACCTGGGGAAGTACAAACAGTCCCAGACGCCGTGCCTGCTCTATACTTCTCAATCTGCTGGTGAAAATGTTGCTTGTTTATTCAGCCTTGCGGAAAATAGGACCTACAAGATAACTCTGCCCGAACCACCCATCCGTAGTAGGTTGCTAATGGGTTCCTCCAATGGCTGGTTGATTACTGCAGATGAGAGGTCCGACGTGCACCTTGTCAATCCCATCACTGGTGAACAGATTGCTCTGCCCTCGGTGATCACCATTGAGCATGTGAAGCCCATCTTTGATGATGGCTCGGGCACTATCGACAAATATGAGTTGTCACATCATACTGCTCCCAATATTCTGCGCAAGTATGTCAACTTCAATAAAGCGTTTGTGTTTCCTGATCCATCCACAGGAAGCTACATTGTGGTTCTCATTCACCGGCCAAATTTTCAGCTTTCGTTCATAAGAGCAGGAGATGACAAGTGGACTTGGTTGCCACACGGCGCAGGCTACTGTGATTGCGTATATATGGATGGTCTATTGTATGCATTAAAATCATCTGGAGAAATTCATGCCTTTGATCTCACTAGCTCCACTGTCACAATGAGAGTAGTTATTGGCAGTACGAGGTTGGGTATTTGTGATATTATGTACATTATTCAGGCTCCATGGGGCGATCTGCTGCAAGTTTGGAGGACTGTTGGTAAACCGTACATGTTTACTTGGCATGATGATGATCCAGAgggggaggatgaggatgatgatgttATAGAGGagtatgaagatgaagatgacacTGAGAAATGGGGCGTACGCACCTTGAGAGTAAAAGTATATAAAGTGGACGTGGAAGCAAAAGGGCTAGTGGAAATAAACAGCTTGCCAAATCATGTGTTGTTTCTTGGGCGCAACAATTCGCTTTGTCTTAGTGCTGATGGATACCCAAAATTGAAGTCAAATCATGCCTACTTCACTGATGATCTGGATCAAGTTACTACGCCAGTAAACAATTATACTCGTGATATAGGAGTTTGGGACTTTAAAAATAGAAGAAAGAAGGTAATTGTGTCTCGGATTTGGTCCAGCTGGCCTTGTCCCACATGGATAACACCCAGTCTTATGAAGCTGAATCTGGCATTCAGCAAATAG